ACCGAGTTCGGCTACCGCATCTTCACCGCCGGCGCCGTGCTCGTCCCCGAGCCCGACGCCCGCAGCTACCACCAGGGCGCCCGCAACTTCGCCACCCGCGGCGACGAGATCAAGCGCGAGCGGTCCGGCCTCGCGGCCAACCACCTGCCCATCCCGCTGTTCCGCCCCTCCGACGTCGGGCGCATGTGGCAGGTGCCGGTCGTGCACGCCGTCGTCGACGCCACCAGCGGGACGCCCGAGGAGGTGCAGGTCACCGTCGACTCCATCCTGGCCTCGGCCTACACCGACCTCGTCGTCACGGTGTCGCCGAGCAAGGCGCTGCCGCGCTGGATCGAGGACTACTTCGCCGCCGACGCCCGCGTCCGGTTCGCGCCCGAGCCCGTCCGCACCGGCTTCCCGGCGCCATTCTCGCTGGTGGTGCCCGCGGGGGTGGCCATCGGCCGGTCGGCCGTGGGGTCGCTGCTGGCGCTGTCGTCCTCCGAGCAGGCCGGTCTGGTCCGCGCCACCGTGTCCGACGAGCCCGGCCCGCCGGTCGAGCTGTGGGCCACCCGGGCGCTGCACCGCGCGCGGCGGCACACCGGCGCCGACGGCCTCGACGAGACCGCGCGGCGGCTGTTCGGGGTCCACTGGGTCAGCGGCGCCGAGATCGGCGTCCGCCCCGCCGTCGTCGGGGTGACGAAGCAGGGCATGCTGCACGAGGCCTCGGCCGGCTGATCACGCCCGCCGCAGCGCGTCGGCCAACACCTCGACCGGCTGCGCGCCGTTGAGCAGGTACCGCCCGGCGACCAGGAATGTCGGGACGCCGCTGACGCCGATGCGGTGGCCCAGCTCCTCGTCGGCGCGGACGTCGGCGGCGTGCGCGTCGCCGGCCAGCAGTTCGCCGACGGCGTCCGCGTCCAGCCCGGCCTCGGCGCCGAGCCGGATCAGTTCGCCGTGGTCCGCGACGTTCACGCCCTCGCCCGTGTACGCGTGCAGCAGGCGGCCCTGCGCCCGCTCGCCCAGCCCTGCGGCCGCGGCGAAGTGGATCAGCCGGTGCGCGTCGAAGCTGTTCACGGGCCGAGCCCGGTCCAGGTGGTACTCCAGCCCGGCCGCCGCGGCCAGCTCGGTGAGCCGTCGCACCCCTGCGGCGACGACCGCTGGGGCCATCCCGAGGTCGTCGCGCATCCGTTCCGGGATGGTGCGCGCGTCGTCGGGCCGACCGTGCGGGTCCAACTCGAAGGCGCGCAGTCGCACCCGCACGTCGGCGGCGCGCTCGAAGCCGGCCAGCGCGAGGTCGAACCGGCGCTTCCCGAGGTAGCACCAGGGGCAGACGATGTCGGACCAGATGTCTACGGTGATCTTCTCCACAAACAGCACGCTAACCAGCTGGCTAAACTTTCGTAAGGGCATACATCGGCGTAAGCTCCGTACGTGGATGATGGTTGCGAGCTGACGCCTCCCCAGCCCGATCCGCTGAGTGACGTGTTCAACAGCGACTGTCCCGGCCGGCAGGTGCTGGACCGCGTGACCAGCCGGTGGGGCGTGCTCGTCCTGGCCGCACTGAGCGACGGCCCGCTGCGGTTCTACCTCCTGCGCGACCGCATCGGCGGCATCAGTGAGCGCATGCTCTCGCTCAAGTTGCGCGAGCTGACCCGCGACGGCATGGTGCTGCGCACCGTGGAGCCGACGGTGCCGCCCCAGGTGAGCTACGAGCTCACGCCGCTCGGGCGGGAGCTGACCGTCCCGCTACAGGCGCTGCTGGACTGGATCGCGCGGCGCAGCCTGGACGTCGTCGCGGCCCAGGAGAGGTACGACGCTAGCGCGACGCGGTGAAGAAGCGGGTGCGGCCGACGGTGTCGACGTCGGCGAGGCGGACGCTGTCGACGGGCTCGGCCAGCCAGTCGGCGGCGATGTCGGCCTCGTCCTGCCGCTGCGCGTCGTCGAGGGCGACCACGGCGCCGTCGTCGAGCGCCGTCGCCAGCAATGGGAACGCCGGGTAGCGCGACCGCGGCCCGGCGCTTCCGGGCGGGCCGTCGACGAACAGGAGGTCGATGCCGCGCAGGTCGGTCCACTGCGGCGCCGCGTACCAGTCGTGCTTCTCGCCGCCGACGGTGACCGGCTCGAGCGGCGCCTCGCGCACCTCCGCGACGTCGGCCAGGCCGTGCCGGGCCAGCGCCTCGCGGGTGAGCGCGGCGTAGCGCTCGTGGTGCTCCAGCGCGACGACGCGGCCCTTCCCGGCCCGCCGGCAGGCCAGCGCCAGCCAGACCGTCGAACTGCCGCTGCCGCACTCGACGATCAGCGCGTCGGACGGCAGCCGGCGCACCAGCGACGCCAGCCGGAGCACCGTCCGCGGCGACGCCGCGAACCCGCCGAACGCCGGCACCTCGTCGTCGGCGCCGAGCATGGCGTACAGGTTGGCCAGCGCGGACAGTTCGGCCAGCTGCCGCTCGGTGAGCGTGGCGTGGAGGTCGGCGCGCAGCTCTTCGTGCAGCGCGACCAGCTCGTCGTGGCGCACCGCGGCGTCGAGGCGCTGCGCCCCGATGATGGCGGCCAGCGGCCCGCCGGTGGGGTCGGCCTGCCGCTCCGCGACCGCCTGGACGGACGTCGCGACGGTCTCGACCGCGCTGGTGAGCGCCTTGAGCTGCTTCTCAGTCTTGCGGGTGCGCTGTTCCGCTTCGCGGGCGGAGGCGCCGACCACGACCAGCCCGACCAGCGTCAGGCCGGCCAGCAGGGTGAGTGCCGCGACGGCGAGGCTGCCGCCCGTCGCGACCACGATGATCGCCACGACGACGGCGGCGAGGGCGCCGGCCATGCCCAGCAGGGGCCAGCGGGAGCCGAGGAGAGCGCGTACCGCCCGTTGCATCGAATCTCCGTCGTAGGTCTGGTCGGGAAGGAGAAACTGTACCGGCGTCCGGCCTCAGTGTGCGGTGGCGTGCGCCAGCTTCTCCAAGGAGTGAACGAACAGGTCGGCGTCGGCGTCCCAGCTGTAGTGCGCGATGACGGCGGCGCGCCCGGCCTCGGCCATGCGGGCCCGCTCCGCGGGATCGGCCCGCAGCGCCCGGACCGCCGCCTCCGCCGCGTCGACGTCGCCGAACGGGACGATCGTGCCGCACCGGTGCCGCCTGATCAGTTCCGCCGACGCCGGGTTCGGGGTGCTGATGACCGGCAGGCCGTGCGCCATGTACTCGACGATCTTCGTGGGCCGGGAGTGCGCGTAGTTGGGCTGCTCGTGCAGCAGGCTGAGCCCCGCGAGCGCGCCCGGCAGCATCGTCAGCGCCTCGTCGTTGGGGACGAAGCCGTGCCAGGTCACCGCGCCCTCGGCCTGCGCGGCCTCGATGGCCGCCTGACAGTCGGCGTCGGCCGGGCCGACCAGGTGCACCTGCAGGTCCGGAGCCAGCCGCCGGCCCAGCTCCACGAGGTCGAGGCCGCCGCGCGCCGCCGTCAACCGGCCCAGGTAGATCACGCGGTCGTCGACCTGCGCGCTGACGTCGTCGGGGATCGCCACGCTGTTCCGGACGACGGTGTGCTGCTTGCGGAAGCGGCCGGCGTAGGACTCTTCGGCCAGCAGCAGCGGCATGCGACGCTCGGCGTGCCGCTCGATGGCCCGGATCAGCGCCGCACCCGCCGGGCGGCCGGCCCTCGGCAGCCACGCCTTCATCCGCAGCGCCGCGGCGGTGTCCTCGTGGACGTCCCACACCAGGCCGGGGATGGTCAGGCCGATGCTGGCCAGCACCAGCTCGGGGTCGTGCATCAGGACGATGTCGAAGTCGCGGCCGCGCCGCTTCAGCAGCCGCCGCGCCGTCCGCATCGCCGTCAGCCGGTGCCGTCCGTGCGACCGCGGGATGTCGATGACGCTGAGGTCGTCCGGGATCGGCCGCCCGGTGGCGCTGAACGGCGCCGCCAGCGTGACCTCGTGCCCGGCCTCCCGCAGCGCGACGATCTGCCGGTGCCTGATACGTGCGTCTTCCGGGTCGTGGACGACGGTCAGGACGAGGACGCGCATGGCGCTAGCTAGCCCGCCCGTTGACCGTGGGTCGTACTCGCACGTTGGTCCCCGACTTCCCATCGACACAGCCACACCCTGGAGAACGCTCATGCCCACCCGCGCGGTTGCACGGTGAGCGTCCCGGTTTCGCTGCGCCCCCACCTTGCCGTTCGGCCGCACTGAGGCGGCGCATCACCCGGTGGATCCTACAGCAGCGCCCGCGCGCGCCCCAGGCCCGGTTGGATTGTGCTGATACAGCTGGGGGTGGGCGGGCATGCGGTTGCGAGCTGTCCTGGTCAGTTCGCTCCGGCTGGCGACTGGGGGAGCGATGCGCCCAGGGCTGTCAGGATCCGCGTCTGCGTTCAATGCGCTACCCGTCGCCACGTCGTACTCGAGGATCGGCATGAGCAGGACGCGAGTCATGGGGCGCGGTACAAGTCGAACTTCGCATGCTTCTCAGCAAAGAAGAGGTCGCTGGATGCAACGTTGTCGTCGAACCTTCCGGATGACCGCATGATCAGGTGGCCCGATGCAAGCAGAATCGTCGCTGCTCGCAGCAGCGTGAACTGGGTTGTCCAGCGAGATTCGGTAGACCGTTCCATTGCGTCGACGATCGAGGTGATCGCCTGATCGTGTGGCGCTTCAGGCGGGAACCCAATGCAGATCATGTCTGCCGTCCGCGTGAGATCCATGGCGGCAGGTAGGTCAATCAGGCTCAGTGCTATCTCGCCGGCGCGACGTTGTGAGCTGCCAAGGTCGATCTCTATGCGCTCGCCGGGCGGTAGCTTGGTCCCAGCGCGGGCAGCGAGCTCCCAGAACGTGCGCCTCTCGGCCAGATGTGCGGCAAGCCTGTTCGTTGGTCTAATCGTGGAGACAGCGATCAAGCCCCAATTCCACCGGCTTTCCAATGACGCCAGTTGTGCGGTGCGAATGAGCTCGTTCGCTGACCTTCGCGCGGTCTCCTCCAGCGCGCTTCGCGTGACGGGACATTCAACGGTAAGCGCGGTGATGTCACGGTCCGTCAAGTCTCCGAACAGAGGCCAGTTCTCGGCATCTTCCAGTCGGGCCCGGCACGGTTCAGTAGTCATAGTGCCCCCCGTCTTCGGTGTTGAAGTGTGGACCGCGATTCTGCAGCGGGTCGTCGACGTAGATATGGCCGCCGGCGTCATCTCGAATCGTCACGGTTCTGGTGGAGCCGCCTTGGCCGGGAACATCAAACTCGTAAACTCGTCCCGGCTGCGGATTCCCGCGCCGGTCAACGTTTGGTCGTACTCGTGTTGGGCTCATGCTCGTGGGTATCCCCGCATCCCTCTTTGCCTGGTTGAATGCCCCACTACGTCCGGCTCCGCTAGGCGAGAGATTCGGTGGTGCGCAGTCTTCGGTATTGTGAACGAGGATATCCTCTGCGCCCACGTGGAACGTGTGGATGTCGGCGATCGTGAGGTTGTAGGCGAGCCCATCGTAGGCGGACGCCTCCTCGATGCCGCCGACGGTCAGGAGGCGGCCGTCGGCGGTGAGGACGGAGTCGCCGGTGTCGATGGCGGCGGCGTCCTGGAACTCCTGCTCACTGGCGTTCCAGAACGGGTGGTCCTCGGTTGTGGTGATGGTGGTGCCGTCGACCTCGAGGTCGACGAGGGTGTCTTCGTGGACCCATACGTGGGTAACCGGCTTGGCGGCTTGTTCTCCGGTTTCGGGGTCGGTGGCGATGACCTCGTCGCCTACCTCAATGTCGTCAATCTTCTTCCTGGTGCCATCTGCCATCAAGACCAACGTGGCGCCATCGAAAGACTTCATGCAGGATCGGGCGACGCTCGAATTGTCTCCGGCCCGGTCGGCGGATCTAGCGGTGTCGACGAGTTCGTCGGCAGTCCGAAAGAACCTGCCGAGGCCTCCGGTGGCAGCGGTGAGACCAATTGCAACGCACGTACTGGTCGATCCATCCCAGCATTCTTCAGCGTCGTCTATTGCGCCTTCGACCTGCAGTTTAATGCCGGTGTAGCCTCGCGCATTGTCGATCATCTGCCGCCAATCAACGAAGCGGAGTGCATCGACAATTCCGAAATCCGAGTGTCCCGCGCTGAGATTGTCGGCGGGTCGAGGAACCGGGCTCGGGCCAGGACGCGAGGTTGGCTCCCTGTTTGCTGGCTTGGAGGGTTTGCCGAGGGGGCCGCCGATGGCGGGCGGGTGTTTGGGGATGACGCCGCCGATCGTGGCCGCGCGTGTTCCCATCTGGTTGGACGGGAAGAGGCCGCTGGGATCGCTGCCCGTGATCGGGCTGTTGTTGGCGTACGCGTACCCGTTCATCTGCTGCGGCATCGAGTGGTCGATGATCGGGTCCACGGACAGGAAGCGGCCGATCACCGGGTCGTAGGCGCGGGCGCCCATCTGGATCAGCCCGGTGGCGTCGTCCTCGATGCCGGTGTGGAAGCCGCGGTCCGTCGGGAAGGTGCCGACCGAGCCCGTGGAGCCGCGGTAGTTGCCGAAGGGGTCGCGGTCCTTGTTCTTGACCGAGCTGCTGTCGGCGTCGATGGCGGTGTCCGCGCTGCCGTTGTGGTCGGCGTACAGGTCTTGCAGGCCGCCGGAGGGACTCCGGACGGAGATGGTCTGGCCGCCGAAGGAGTAGTACCGCCGGGCCGAGACCGCGTTGGTGGCGCGGTCGAGCTCGAGGTCGTGCCCGGGCAGGTAGATCGTCACCGTGTCGGGGTCGCGGCGGACGAGACGGTCGCCGTCGGCGGTGTAGACGAAGGAGGAGGCGCCGGCGGAGGTGGTGGCGGTCTTGACGCGGCCTTCGACGTCCCAGGTGTAGGACTTGCTGCCGGCCGTCAGGGTGTTGCCGGTGTTGTCGTACGTGTAGGAGGTCGTGGTGGAGCCGGCGGTGGACGACGTGAGCGTGTGCGGCTGCGGCGAGCCCGCGGCCGGGTAGTCGTACGTCGTGGTGGCCAGGTTCTCGGTGCCGGCCGACGACAGGCGGGTGCGGACGAGGGACGTCCGGTTGCCGGTCAGGTCGTAGGTGTACTCGTGGTGGTAGTTGTCCGTCCCTCCGCTGGTCGGCGGCAGGTCGGGCGTGTCGCAGCCGGTGTCGGTCGCAGTGAAGGCCTTGGTCAGGCGGCGCAGGTAGTCGTACTCGAAGCACTGGACGTCGGGCGTGCCACCGGAGGGGAGGTCCGCGATCCTGGTGACGTTGCCGGCCGGGTCGTAGGCGTAACGCAGGTCGGAGAAGACGGACTGGTCCTCGCGGTCGATCCGGGACCGGAGCAGCCGCCGGGTGCCGGCCTCGTACTGGTTCGTCTGCCACGACGCGGTGCCGTACTGGCCCTGGCCGCGACGCAGGATCTCACCGTAGGGCGACCAGATCGTGTCGACGGCGTACGTGTTGTAGCCGTACATCCAGTCCTCGACGCCGGTCGCCTCGTACCGGTGCTGCAGGGTCTCCTCGGGCAGCCCGCCGATCGCCGGCATCGTCGTGGTCGCGACGGAGCCGTCCGGGTTGTAGGTGTTGGAGAAGAGATACTGCCCGGCCAGCGCGCCTTCGGTGGCCGAGATGCTCACCCGACTGCCCAGCGGCCGGTAGGCGTCGTCGTAGCCGGTGATCGCCGTCGTGTAGGTCGAGCTTCCCTCCCGCCGGAACGACAGTGTCGGCTGACCCAGCTCCAGCGTGTCGTACCGCCACTCGGCGATCGCGGTCGTGGTGGTCGCGCCCTGATGGGTCGACGTCTTCCGGCCGAGGGCGTCGTAGGTGTAGGAGAGCGTCCGGTTCTCGGAATCCGTGGTCGACGTCAATTGGCCGGCGGCGTCGTAGGTCAGCTGGGTCGTCCCGGTGTCGGGGTCGCTCTTCTGGACCTGGCGGCCGCGCAGGTCGTACTCGTACGACCAGACGTTGCCGGCGAAGTCGGTGACAGTCGCCAGCTGGCCGGCCGGCGTGTAGGTGTAGCGCGTCGCGTCGTTGGCGCCCGCGGGCGAGCTGCCGTGGTACTGCAGCATGCGCTGCGCGCGGCCGCGCGCGTCGTGGAAGACGGCGGTCGGCGTATCGCCGGTGGGCGGGTCGACCCGGGTGTGGTCGCCGCGATAGTCGGTCGTCGTCCGCCACTTCTCCGTGTTGCTCTCGTAGAAAGCCGACACGATCTCGCGCCCGGCGCCGTCGTACGAGGTGCGCGTGCTGGCCGGCACCACGTCGCTCGGCAGGAATCGCGTCGCCGAAGCCGCCTGGGAGTTGTAGTACGGCCCGTTGACCTCGACCGCGAGCCCGCGCGAGTCGTACGCGGTGTCGACGACGAGGCGGCCGGGCTCGGCCTCGCTCGCCGAGGGCATCTGCGTCTGCAGGATGCGCCCGAAGCCGTCGAACAGCTCGTAGCCGATCGCCTGGGCTCCCGACGGCAGCAGCGTCTTGGTCGCGACGGTGCTGGCGGCGTCGTTCTCGACGGTGTAGACGTACTCGGTCGTCGGGGTCTGGCTGGTCGTGCGGTCGGTGCCCCACACCTTGAGCAGCCGGCCGAGCGCGTCGTAGCGCAGTGTCGTCGTGCGACTGTTGGCGTCGACGACGGCGACTGGGTTGCCGTGGTAGGTGGTCATCGTCGTGGTGGCGACGTGGCCGGCCGCGTTGGTGGTGGCGATCTTCTGTGTGAGCCCGGTGGAGACGTTGGTGTACGCCATCGTCGTCGTTCGGTTCAACGCGTCGGTCGACGACGTGGGCCGCCCGTAGCCGTCGTAGGTGGACGAGCCCGCCGCGACGTACACCGGCCCGGAAACCCACGAGTCCAGCTCCTCGGTCAGCGTCACGTTACCCCGGCTGGGCGCCGATCCCACAGCGCCGCCGTCGTAGCCGAATCGCTGGTCGGTCACCACCTGGCCCGGCCGGCTCGGCGTGACCGCGCACTCGACGGACACCGTCTCGACTCGCGACGGCCGGTCGACGATGTGCGCCGTGGCGTTGCGGGCATAGGTCGTCCGGGCGCACAGGTCGTCCGAGGTGGTCGACGTGTCGCCGCGGTCGTCGGTCTGGGTGCGCATACCGTACGAGTCGTAGGTGTGGACGACGTCGGTCGTGCGCCAGCCCGCGTTGGGCAGCTTGGCGGTGAACGTCCGCGTCCGCCGCAGGTCGACGATGTGAGCGGTGTCGGTGCCGTCGGACGCGGTGGCGGCCGAGATCCATGGGTCGTTGATGGCCTTCGAGACGATCTGGTCGCCGTTGTAGGTGATCGTCTCGCGGACGAACCCGGCCAGCCGCTCGTGGTCCGCGATGGCGGCGCCTTCGGAGTCGACGACGTCGACGTTGCGGGTACCGGTAGGCAGGTGGTCGCCGTCCATGCCGCGCATGTAGAGGGTCGAGGTCTTGATCGGCTCGCGGCCCAGCTCGCCGATGCCCACGGTGGTGACGACCGTGCCATAGCCCCGCCACTCGCCCCAGGTGCGCTGGTCCTCCGGGACCAGTTCGCTGTCCTGGTACGCCCACGCCGGTTCGCCCTCGTAGGTGTAGTGCGTCTCCTGGGCGAGACCGCTCCGGAACAGGTCGTCGGTCACGACCGAGCTGACCACGTACTTGTGGAACCAATGCCGTTCCGGTTCCGCCGCGCCTTCCGGTGTGTAGAAGACCGGGAAGCAGTTCATCGTGTTCGACTGGGGCGCGCTCGGCACGTTCGACGGCGTGCACTCGCGGGCGGCGTAGTTGACCGCGATCCGGCCGCCGGTCTCGTTGCGGATGGTCCGCACCCGCCACTTGTTCAGCGGCGGCGCGTTGTCGATGCCGTCGACGCGGTTGGGCAGGTTCTCACCGTGGAACACCACGCCGGGCAGCTCGACGCTGCCGCCGGCCAGGCCGGTGTGGGTGATCCGGCCCAGCCAGAGCGCACGGGCCGAGCCGTCGCCGGTGCTGGGGAACTGATGCGCCAGTGCCCACTGGTCCGACGCGAGGTAGTTGCCTCCCGACAGGACCTGCGTGGTGATGGTGGTCAGCCGCTTGCGGCTGAAG
This Jiangella alba DNA region includes the following protein-coding sequences:
- a CDS encoding glycosyltransferase, with the protein product MSPTARTPVAVPRQEWTTVQVPDLGAWTPSLTVTVVLPAKDCQDELDLTLTALSAQTYPAELMDVVVVDDASAEPLRLPAVHPERTRVLRLPPGDGHGSGRARHAGAEAATGDVVLFLDADIVATRTHVEAHARWHHVLADAVVLGHKLFVDFDDITAADVLAATRDDTFDQLLDGRKQKRHTWHEDFIREAARLTTYTDDTFIAVVGASVSAPRALYAESGGFSTFGLRGIVDTEFGYRIFTAGAVLVPEPDARSYHQGARNFATRGDEIKRERSGLAANHLPIPLFRPSDVGRMWQVPVVHAVVDATSGTPEEVQVTVDSILASAYTDLVVTVSPSKALPRWIEDYFAADARVRFAPEPVRTGFPAPFSLVVPAGVAIGRSAVGSLLALSSSEQAGLVRATVSDEPGPPVELWATRALHRARRHTGADGLDETARRLFGVHWVSGAEIGVRPAVVGVTKQGMLHEASAG
- a CDS encoding DsbA family oxidoreductase, translated to MEKITVDIWSDIVCPWCYLGKRRFDLALAGFERAADVRVRLRAFELDPHGRPDDARTIPERMRDDLGMAPAVVAAGVRRLTELAAAAGLEYHLDRARPVNSFDAHRLIHFAAAAGLGERAQGRLLHAYTGEGVNVADHGELIRLGAEAGLDADAVGELLAGDAHAADVRADEELGHRIGVSGVPTFLVAGRYLLNGAQPVEVLADALRRA
- a CDS encoding winged helix-turn-helix transcriptional regulator, encoding MDDGCELTPPQPDPLSDVFNSDCPGRQVLDRVTSRWGVLVLAALSDGPLRFYLLRDRIGGISERMLSLKLRELTRDGMVLRTVEPTVPPQVSYELTPLGRELTVPLQALLDWIARRSLDVVAAQERYDASATR
- a CDS encoding class I SAM-dependent methyltransferase — encoded protein: MQRAVRALLGSRWPLLGMAGALAAVVVAIIVVATGGSLAVAALTLLAGLTLVGLVVVGASAREAEQRTRKTEKQLKALTSAVETVATSVQAVAERQADPTGGPLAAIIGAQRLDAAVRHDELVALHEELRADLHATLTERQLAELSALANLYAMLGADDEVPAFGGFAASPRTVLRLASLVRRLPSDALIVECGSGSSTVWLALACRRAGKGRVVALEHHERYAALTREALARHGLADVAEVREAPLEPVTVGGEKHDWYAAPQWTDLRGIDLLFVDGPPGSAGPRSRYPAFPLLATALDDGAVVALDDAQRQDEADIAADWLAEPVDSVRLADVDTVGRTRFFTASR
- a CDS encoding glycosyltransferase; this encodes MRVLVLTVVHDPEDARIRHRQIVALREAGHEVTLAAPFSATGRPIPDDLSVIDIPRSHGRHRLTAMRTARRLLKRRGRDFDIVLMHDPELVLASIGLTIPGLVWDVHEDTAAALRMKAWLPRAGRPAGAALIRAIERHAERRMPLLLAEESYAGRFRKQHTVVRNSVAIPDDVSAQVDDRVIYLGRLTAARGGLDLVELGRRLAPDLQVHLVGPADADCQAAIEAAQAEGAVTWHGFVPNDEALTMLPGALAGLSLLHEQPNYAHSRPTKIVEYMAHGLPVISTPNPASAELIRRHRCGTIVPFGDVDAAEAAVRALRADPAERARMAEAGRAAVIAHYSWDADADLFVHSLEKLAHATAH
- a CDS encoding LamG-like jellyroll fold domain-containing protein, giving the protein MLGPEAEPADPGPKTGPDLALRIGAATEAALAEAAESGERVEIEEARTDRNTYFVNPDGTQTAELSPVPVRVRGDAGDWQGVDPTLVEQPDGTVATVATPTEVVLSGGGADTPLVRIAEGSEWMSLGWQGALPEPVLDGPTATYPEVLPGVDLVVEAGLSGFSQYLVVKTPEAAANPELAEIGFPLQTSTGLQPTPDDAGGLMINRADGKPAFTVPVPRMWESAPEPAAMAGQLMRTTDGSVEAMPAPEPPSANVVGRGEGEASAVMPIEVQDDTLTITPDQTLLTDPGTVFPVVIDPSASRYHQYWHMVWSNGYKFYNSATEEARVGYDGWTSQNKVSRVFYAVDYRGLAGKQIISATFAHRQVHSPNWDCDLPSYGPGVQLWFTDGIRPENGWPGPTMRTHVATATRAHGHEDVCSNPVRTEWNATSIATTAAAEGWAAFTLGLRSADEGDRDGWRRFENVTDPARTMYPVLTVEFNTYPRLPTGLETSSPETDCVAGSARPFVPDNTPIAWANVTDPDPQNVRMWLEYRRTAPTVSSWWALSTSLRAQGRMSIQLPTLGDGTYQWRVKATDDSAWSGWSQSCELTVDTVRPSQPPTITSSQYPEEQWAGGIGQSGTFTFGANGVSDVDRYNYSLNSDALNKSVDNATLGGPASVNIAPTQFGVNTLYVQSVDRAGNVSGHATYVFMVGGSDPIAVWLMNEGSGATVADQTGSGHTLTRATPDWGADWRGAANPASGSLDFTATAGVGVTAAPVLNDDLVGYTATAWVRLTDTAANRTAVSQDGQHISGFRLGYSGGKWTAIAARSDTASSPPLTTVSASSPAVATNTWTHLAAVYDATAKTFTLFVNGDQAAQATNVTQTHPFSGPMRIGGGQVGGAGVEAWRGSIDDVRIYPAPLDAQSVQRVMNDSQSVPDVPEDVTAPTAQRTASVAGGGPPAVVNPPSDPVFPHPAAAAWPAATQATVRLATEPATATGLPVTVAASQAPGAVAPGTDLQVRKVDQTVVEAAELPGMMLQVAPATAGTTLTGAVRISVNYSQFTTYGAAFGSRLVLYQITPCDPTADPITICELTPLASDNDLAARTVAADVATDGGGWFAVASAASGPQGDYKATSLAPSSSWSGGGSSGAFTWSYPLRVPPTAGGLNPSLSIDYSSDSVDGRVSSTNNQTSWIGEGHSLDPGYIERRFAACADDMGSGANNTRKTGDLCWKSSSVFLSLNGTATEMILDADGQTWRPLNDDGSRIEHLTGAANGDNDGEHWRVTTTDGTQYYFGLHQRDAADTAPTNSAFTVPVAGNHAGEPCRATAFADSFCQQAWRWNLDYVVDTDGNTITYSYVKESNRYGQNLNDVSVAYTRGGYLSMIEYGERVGTSHTTTAPAKVVFGVTERCISSSSFDCTGNPTASTAHAWPDVPFDQICTSSSTCTTRVSPTFFSRKRLTTITTQVLSGGNYLASDQWALAHQFPSTGDGSARALWLGRITHTGLAGGSVELPGVVFHGENLPNRVDGIDNAPPLNKWRVRTIRNETGGRIAVNYAARECTPSNVPSAPQSNTMNCFPVFYTPEGAAEPERHWFHKYVVSSVVTDDLFRSGLAQETHYTYEGEPAWAYQDSELVPEDQRTWGEWRGYGTVVTTVGIGELGREPIKTSTLYMRGMDGDHLPTGTRNVDVVDSEGAAIADHERLAGFVRETITYNGDQIVSKAINDPWISAATASDGTDTAHIVDLRRTRTFTAKLPNAGWRTTDVVHTYDSYGMRTQTDDRGDTSTTSDDLCARTTYARNATAHIVDRPSRVETVSVECAVTPSRPGQVVTDQRFGYDGGAVGSAPSRGNVTLTEELDSWVSGPVYVAAGSSTYDGYGRPTSSTDALNRTTTMAYTNVSTGLTQKIATTNAAGHVATTTMTTYHGNPVAVVDANSRTTTLRYDALGRLLKVWGTDRTTSQTPTTEYVYTVENDAASTVATKTLLPSGAQAIGYELFDGFGRILQTQMPSASEAEPGRLVVDTAYDSRGLAVEVNGPYYNSQAASATRFLPSDVVPASTRTSYDGAGREIVSAFYESNTEKWRTTTDYRGDHTRVDPPTGDTPTAVFHDARGRAQRMLQYHGSSPAGANDATRYTYTPAGQLATVTDFAGNVWSYEYDLRGRQVQKSDPDTGTTQLTYDAAGQLTSTTDSENRTLSYTYDALGRKTSTHQGATTTTAIAEWRYDTLELGQPTLSFRREGSSTYTTAITGYDDAYRPLGSRVSISATEGALAGQYLFSNTYNPDGSVATTTMPAIGGLPEETLQHRYEATGVEDWMYGYNTYAVDTIWSPYGEILRRGQGQYGTASWQTNQYEAGTRRLLRSRIDREDQSVFSDLRYAYDPAGNVTRIADLPSGGTPDVQCFEYDYLRRLTKAFTATDTGCDTPDLPPTSGGTDNYHHEYTYDLTGNRTSLVRTRLSSAGTENLATTTYDYPAAGSPQPHTLTSSTAGSTTTSYTYDNTGNTLTAGSKSYTWDVEGRVKTATTSAGASSFVYTADGDRLVRRDPDTVTIYLPGHDLELDRATNAVSARRYYSFGGQTISVRSPSGGLQDLYADHNGSADTAIDADSSSVKNKDRDPFGNYRGSTGSVGTFPTDRGFHTGIEDDATGLIQMGARAYDPVIGRFLSVDPIIDHSMPQQMNGYAYANNSPITGSDPSGLFPSNQMGTRAATIGGVIPKHPPAIGGPLGKPSKPANREPTSRPGPSPVPRPADNLSAGHSDFGIVDALRFVDWRQMIDNARGYTGIKLQVEGAIDDAEECWDGSTSTCVAIGLTAATGGLGRFFRTADELVDTARSADRAGDNSSVARSCMKSFDGATLVLMADGTRKKIDDIEVGDEVIATDPETGEQAAKPVTHVWVHEDTLVDLEVDGTTITTTEDHPFWNASEQEFQDAAAIDTGDSVLTADGRLLTVGGIEEASAYDGLAYNLTIADIHTFHVGAEDILVHNTEDCAPPNLSPSGAGRSGAFNQAKRDAGIPTSMSPTRVRPNVDRRGNPQPGRVYEFDVPGQGGSTRTVTIRDDAGGHIYVDDPLQNRGPHFNTEDGGHYDY